In the Methanococcus maripaludis genome, one interval contains:
- a CDS encoding 2-oxoacid:acceptor oxidoreductase family protein, which yields MTEITEKIMKKPNAMPEVFERKGGSAPTATHYCAGCGHGIIHKLMAEAIDELEIVDRCVLISPVGCAVFAYYYFDCGNIQVAHGRAPAVGTGVSRAEGNAIVMSYQGDGDLASIGLNETIQAANRGEKMAVFFVNNTVYGMTGGQMAPTTLIGEKTVTCQTGRDPRFAGYPIHMCELLSSLKAPVFIERVSVSDIAHIRKAKRAIKKALEIQRDGKGYAFVEILSPCPTNLKQDAKAAEKFINEEMEKEFPLQNFRDRSAEVETLDRGESDFSKECLDKIFEVNSKGSEDPSEDLSFEEKLVKIAGFGGQGVLSMGLTLAEAACRDQKYVSWYPSYGPEQRGGTSNCSVIISGHEIGSPVVYSPGVLIALNKPSLENFAKDVKVGGTIIYDENIGDFEIPNGVTAIKVPASKIATEMGVSRAANTVMLGVLSAIGYTGLSESVFVGAIEQTFSKKPKLIPINVEILNAGISWAKENLAL from the coding sequence ATGACAGAAATTACGGAAAAAATTATGAAAAAGCCAAATGCAATGCCTGAAGTTTTTGAAAGAAAGGGAGGTTCTGCACCAACTGCAACGCACTACTGTGCAGGTTGTGGACACGGAATAATCCATAAATTAATGGCAGAGGCAATTGATGAACTTGAAATTGTCGATAGATGCGTTTTAATCAGCCCTGTTGGATGTGCAGTATTTGCATACTATTATTTTGACTGCGGAAATATCCAAGTGGCTCACGGAAGAGCTCCAGCTGTTGGAACTGGTGTTTCAAGAGCAGAAGGCAATGCAATTGTAATGTCATACCAAGGAGATGGGGATTTGGCATCAATTGGATTGAATGAAACAATTCAGGCAGCAAACCGTGGAGAAAAAATGGCAGTATTTTTCGTAAATAACACAGTTTACGGAATGACTGGTGGCCAGATGGCTCCAACAACACTTATTGGTGAAAAAACTGTAACCTGTCAAACTGGAAGGGATCCAAGGTTTGCAGGATACCCAATTCACATGTGCGAACTTTTAAGCAGCTTAAAAGCTCCAGTATTTATTGAAAGAGTTTCAGTTTCAGATATTGCACACATAAGAAAGGCAAAACGTGCTATCAAAAAGGCTCTTGAAATTCAAAGAGATGGAAAAGGATATGCATTTGTTGAAATATTATCACCCTGCCCAACGAACTTGAAACAGGATGCAAAAGCTGCTGAAAAATTCATAAACGAAGAAATGGAAAAAGAATTCCCACTACAAAACTTCAGAGACAGAAGCGCTGAAGTTGAAACATTGGATCGTGGAGAAAGTGACTTTTCAAAAGAATGTCTTGACAAAATATTTGAAGTAAATTCAAAAGGTTCAGAGGATCCATCAGAAGACCTTTCTTTCGAAGAAAAACTTGTAAAAATTGCAGGATTTGGTGGACAGGGAGTTTTAAGTATGGGTTTGACGCTTGCAGAAGCAGCATGCAGGGACCAAAAGTACGTTTCATGGTACCCGTCATACGGCCCAGAACAAAGAGGTGGAACCTCAAACTGTTCCGTTATAATTTCGGGACACGAAATTGGATCTCCTGTAGTATACTCCCCAGGAGTTTTAATTGCTTTAAACAAACCATCGCTTGAAAACTTTGCAAAAGACGTGAAAGTTGGCGGAACAATAATTTATGATGAAAATATTGGGGATTTTGAAATTCCAAATGGGGTTACTGCAATAAAAGTTCCAGCTTCAAAAATCGCAACTGAAATGGGCGTTTCAAGAGCGGCAAATACTGTAATGCTTGGAGTTTTATCTGCAATTGGCTACACTGGACTTTCTGAATCGGTATTTGTTGGTGCAATAGAACAAACTTTCTCAAAAAAACCTAAATTAATTCCTATAAACGTTGAAATATTAAATGCAGGAATTTCATGGGCTAAAGAAAATTTAGCTTTATAA
- a CDS encoding 3-methyl-2-oxobutanoate dehydrogenase subunit VorB: MATQLVKGNTAVIIGAMYAGCDCYFGYPITPASEILHEASKYFPMVGRKFVQAESEEAAINMVYGAASTGKRVLCATSGPGMSLKQEGISFLAGSELPCVLVNVQRAGPGLGNIGPEQADYNQAVKGGGHGNYKNIVLAPNSVQEMCDFTAKAFVLATKYKNPVIVLSDGVLGQMVEPLKFPEQAIKPEIDDSWAVRGTKETRKNLVTSIFLDFKELEEFNYKLQDKYAVIKENEQDFEGYMLEDAEIILVSYGISSRISKTAVDVARKEGIKVGLFRPKTLYPFPEKELNKLAERKCTFISVEMSNGQMAEDIKLATCCKRPIELVNRLGGNLIEVDQILAKIKEIAGGN, translated from the coding sequence ATGGCAACACAACTTGTAAAAGGAAACACTGCTGTTATTATCGGAGCCATGTATGCAGGATGTGACTGTTACTTTGGATACCCGATAACTCCGGCAAGTGAAATACTTCACGAAGCTTCCAAATACTTCCCAATGGTTGGGAGGAAGTTTGTTCAAGCAGAATCAGAAGAAGCTGCAATAAATATGGTTTACGGTGCAGCATCAACCGGAAAAAGAGTATTATGTGCTACATCCGGTCCAGGAATGAGTTTAAAACAAGAAGGAATCTCATTTTTAGCAGGTTCTGAACTTCCATGCGTCCTTGTAAATGTACAAAGGGCGGGACCCGGTCTTGGAAATATCGGACCAGAACAGGCTGATTACAATCAGGCTGTAAAAGGTGGGGGACACGGAAACTACAAAAATATAGTTTTAGCTCCAAATTCAGTTCAGGAAATGTGCGATTTCACTGCAAAAGCTTTCGTACTTGCAACAAAGTACAAAAATCCCGTAATCGTTCTTTCAGATGGTGTTTTGGGACAGATGGTTGAACCATTAAAATTCCCTGAACAGGCAATAAAACCTGAAATCGATGACTCATGGGCAGTCCGAGGAACAAAAGAAACAAGGAAAAATTTAGTTACGTCAATTTTCTTAGATTTTAAAGAACTTGAAGAATTTAACTACAAATTACAGGATAAATACGCAGTAATAAAAGAAAATGAGCAGGATTTTGAAGGATACATGCTTGAAGATGCTGAAATTATCCTTGTTTCATACGGAATAAGCAGCAGAATTTCAAAAACTGCAGTAGATGTTGCAAGAAAAGAGGGAATAAAAGTAGGGTTATTCAGACCAAAAACACTCTACCCATTCCCTGAAAAAGAACTTAACAAACTTGCAGAGAGAAAATGCACATTTATTTCAGTTGAAATGAGCAACGGTCAAATGGCTGAAGATATTAAACTTGCAACATGTTGTAAAAGACCAATAGAACTTGTAAACAGGCTTGGTGGAAATTTAATTGAAGTGGATCAGATTTTAGCTAAAATTAAAGAAATTGCAGGAGGCAACTAA
- a CDS encoding ferredoxin family protein, whose translation MECSTKKPYPVINTLECKACERCIIACPKDVLEMSKDWNERGYHYVIYTGEGCTGCGNCYYTCPEPLAIEVHIPLKKCD comes from the coding sequence ATGGAATGTTCTACAAAAAAACCTTATCCTGTAATTAACACTCTCGAATGCAAAGCATGTGAAAGATGTATAATTGCATGTCCAAAAGACGTCTTAGAAATGAGCAAAGACTGGAATGAAAGAGGCTATCACTACGTAATTTACACTGGCGAAGGATGCACAGGTTGCGGAAACTGCTACTACACTTGTCCAGAACCTTTAGCAATAGAAGTACACATCCCGCTTAAAAAATGCGATTAG
- a CDS encoding AMP-binding protein: MVSLVNEYVKKTEFESYEDFVETFKIDVPENFNFAYDIVDEYAKIAPEKIAIVWCDDNNDEKIFTFNDMKKYSDKAANFFLKHGIKKGDTVMLTLKSRYEFWFCMLGLHKIGAVAIPATHMLTTKDIVYRIEKAGLKMIVCIGENGVPEYVDEAVSEINSDVLKACVVNLNQKNWIDFSKELGESSEEFTRPVGEMDTKNNDVLVAYFSSGTTGYPKLIQHDHEYPLGHITTAKYWQNVEDDGLHYTVADSGWAKCIWGKLYGQWIAGTAVFVYDYDRFDAGNMLEKIAKYKVTTFCAPPTIYRFMIKQDISKADFSSVHYAVTAGEPLNPEVYNKFLEFTGLRLMEGFGQTETVVSVANFPWMDPKPGSMGKPVPIFDLMIKGPDGKECDVGEEGELVFKTKDGKPLGLFSGYFKDPERTKKSWYDGYYHTGDTAWKDEDGFLWFVGRNDDLIKSSGYRIGPFEVESALISHPAVLECAITGVPDPIRGQIVKATIVLTPDYEASEELKKELQDHVKHNTAPYKYPRAIDFVKELPKTISGKIRRVEIREKDEEKSNN; encoded by the coding sequence ATGGTATCTTTAGTCAATGAATATGTTAAAAAAACGGAATTTGAGTCATACGAAGATTTTGTGGAAACTTTTAAGATAGATGTTCCTGAAAACTTTAACTTTGCTTATGATATTGTTGATGAATACGCAAAAATTGCACCGGAAAAGATTGCAATCGTATGGTGTGATGATAATAACGATGAAAAAATCTTTACATTTAATGATATGAAAAAATACAGTGACAAAGCAGCTAATTTCTTTTTAAAACACGGAATTAAAAAGGGAGACACTGTAATGCTCACATTAAAGAGTAGGTATGAATTCTGGTTTTGTATGCTTGGACTTCATAAAATTGGGGCTGTCGCAATTCCTGCAACGCACATGCTCACAACAAAAGATATTGTTTACAGAATTGAAAAAGCAGGCTTAAAAATGATAGTTTGCATCGGTGAAAATGGGGTTCCTGAATATGTTGACGAAGCAGTTTCTGAAATTAATTCAGACGTTTTAAAAGCATGTGTTGTAAATTTAAATCAAAAAAATTGGATTGATTTTTCAAAAGAATTGGGGGAATCATCAGAAGAATTTACAAGGCCTGTTGGAGAAATGGATACTAAAAATAACGATGTATTGGTTGCATACTTTTCATCAGGAACTACTGGATATCCAAAATTGATTCAGCACGATCATGAATATCCTTTAGGGCATATTACAACTGCAAAATACTGGCAAAACGTTGAAGACGATGGACTTCACTATACTGTTGCAGACAGTGGCTGGGCAAAGTGTATCTGGGGAAAACTCTACGGTCAATGGATTGCAGGAACTGCTGTATTCGTTTACGATTATGACAGATTCGATGCAGGAAATATGCTTGAAAAAATTGCAAAATATAAAGTTACAACGTTTTGTGCACCGCCTACAATTTACCGGTTCATGATCAAGCAGGATATCTCAAAAGCAGACTTTTCAAGTGTGCACTATGCAGTAACTGCTGGAGAACCATTAAATCCAGAAGTATATAATAAATTTTTAGAGTTTACGGGACTTAGGTTAATGGAAGGATTTGGGCAGACCGAAACGGTTGTATCTGTTGCAAACTTCCCTTGGATGGATCCAAAACCCGGATCAATGGGAAAACCCGTACCTATTTTTGATTTAATGATAAAAGGGCCGGATGGAAAAGAGTGCGATGTTGGTGAAGAAGGAGAACTCGTATTCAAAACAAAAGATGGAAAACCACTCGGTCTTTTCTCAGGATACTTTAAAGACCCCGAAAGAACCAAAAAATCATGGTACGATGGTTATTACCACACAGGGGACACTGCATGGAAAGACGAAGATGGATTCCTCTGGTTTGTTGGGAGAAACGACGATTTAATCAAAAGTTCTGGTTACAGAATCGGTCCTTTCGAAGTAGAGAGTGCACTTATTTCTCATCCTGCAGTGCTTGAATGCGCAATAACTGGAGTTCCTGACCCTATAAGGGGCCAGATAGTTAAAGCTACAATTGTTTTAACTCCTGATTACGAAGCAAGCGAAGAACTCAAAAAAGAACTTCAGGATCACGTTAAACACAACACTGCACCCTACAAATATCCACGGGCTATCGATTTTGTAAAAGAGCTCCCAAAAACAATCAGTGGTAAAATTAGGCGCGTAGAAATCCGGGAAAAGGATGAAGAAAAAAGTAATAATTAA
- a CDS encoding helix-turn-helix domain-containing protein: MKEKMKEIASRVRELRELSEISIEEMADHLNVSPEIYQHYEEGTCDIPASVLYEIAHKFEVDMGLLLTGEETRMHIFTVTRKGKGVSVERRKQYKYENLAEKFIHKKAEPFIVTVEPRTDGKKPSKNSHPGQEFNYILEGTIKLYIHNNEVVLEEGDSIFFDSGYDHAMEALNGKNAKFLAIIM, from the coding sequence ATGAAAGAAAAAATGAAAGAAATTGCATCAAGAGTTCGCGAATTGAGGGAACTCTCAGAAATTTCAATTGAAGAGATGGCGGATCACTTAAACGTTTCACCTGAAATATATCAACATTACGAAGAAGGAACCTGCGATATTCCTGCAAGTGTGTTGTATGAGATTGCACACAAGTTTGAAGTTGATATGGGGCTACTTTTAACTGGAGAAGAAACCAGAATGCACATTTTCACAGTTACAAGAAAAGGAAAAGGGGTATCTGTAGAGCGAAGGAAACAGTACAAATACGAAAATTTGGCTGAAAAATTCATTCATAAAAAAGCAGAACCATTTATCGTAACTGTTGAACCTAGAACTGATGGCAAAAAACCTTCTAAAAACTCACACCCTGGCCAGGAGTTTAACTATATTTTAGAAGGCACGATAAAACTTTACATCCACAATAACGAAGTTGTTTTGGAAGAAGGGGATTCTATATTCTTTGATTCGGGATATGATCATGCTATGGAAGCATTAAATGGGAAAAACGCTAAATTCCTCGCAATTATAATGTAA
- the tfrA gene encoding fumarate reductase (CoM/CoB) subunit TfrA, giving the protein MITDVLIIGGGGAAARAAIECGQKNVVIASKGLFGKSGCTVMAEGGYNAVLNPEDSFEKHYSDTMKGGGYINNKKLVEVLIKNAPKEFKNLEKFGCIFDRSEKAEFAQRPFGGQSFNRTCYSGDRTGHEIIAGLMEYLNKFERIKILEDTMAIKLIVDEVEENGKKLKKCFGAVFLDLLNGDIYPVYAKSTILATGGAGQIYPITSNPKQKVGDGFAIAYREGVELVDMEMVQFHPTGMLGTGILVTEAVRGEGGILYNKNKERFMKNYDSKRMELSTRDVVAKAIYNEIQEGRGIDGAVYLDVTHLDPEIIEEKLETMFSQFLMVGVDIRKEPMKVAPTAHHFMGGIKINENCETNISGLFACGEVAGGIHGANRLGGNALADTQVFGAIAGKNALNYAEMELDISKVYAFVEEYIQDLKNTFKDSNSGDNVYSLIDELKKTMWDFVSISRDEIGLNAALEKINEINGKAVSINGIVDFSKKLELENMILVSEIVINSALLRTESRGAHFRNDYPKTNDGCTGNFVACDGKIKFEKIE; this is encoded by the coding sequence ATGATAACAGATGTGCTCATAATTGGCGGTGGCGGTGCTGCAGCAAGGGCAGCAATAGAATGCGGGCAGAAAAATGTTGTAATTGCTTCAAAAGGCCTTTTTGGAAAAAGTGGATGTACTGTGATGGCTGAAGGTGGGTACAATGCAGTATTAAATCCCGAAGATTCGTTTGAAAAGCATTATTCCGATACGATGAAGGGCGGTGGATACATAAACAATAAAAAACTCGTAGAAGTTTTGATAAAAAACGCACCAAAAGAATTTAAGAACTTGGAAAAATTTGGATGTATTTTTGATAGATCGGAAAAAGCAGAATTTGCACAAAGGCCGTTTGGCGGACAGAGTTTTAATAGAACCTGTTACAGTGGAGACAGAACTGGCCACGAGATAATTGCAGGATTAATGGAATATCTGAATAAATTTGAGCGCATAAAAATTTTAGAAGACACAATGGCAATAAAATTAATTGTCGATGAAGTTGAAGAGAACGGAAAAAAACTCAAAAAATGTTTTGGGGCAGTATTTTTAGATTTATTAAATGGCGATATTTACCCAGTATATGCAAAATCTACAATTCTTGCAACAGGTGGTGCTGGACAGATTTATCCGATAACATCAAATCCGAAACAAAAAGTTGGGGATGGTTTTGCAATTGCTTATCGTGAAGGGGTCGAACTAGTTGACATGGAAATGGTTCAGTTTCACCCGACAGGAATGCTTGGAACTGGAATTTTGGTAACCGAGGCTGTAAGGGGCGAAGGCGGAATTTTATACAATAAAAATAAAGAAAGATTCATGAAAAACTACGATTCAAAAAGAATGGAATTGTCAACAAGGGATGTAGTTGCTAAAGCGATATATAACGAGATTCAGGAAGGAAGGGGCATTGATGGTGCAGTTTATTTAGATGTAACACATCTGGATCCCGAAATTATCGAAGAAAAGCTTGAAACAATGTTTTCACAATTTTTGATGGTTGGAGTGGATATTAGAAAAGAGCCGATGAAAGTAGCTCCAACAGCACACCACTTTATGGGCGGAATTAAAATAAATGAAAATTGTGAAACAAATATTTCTGGATTATTCGCATGTGGGGAAGTTGCAGGTGGAATTCACGGTGCAAACAGGCTTGGTGGAAATGCACTTGCTGATACGCAAGTTTTTGGAGCAATTGCTGGAAAAAATGCTTTAAATTACGCTGAAATGGAACTTGACATTTCAAAAGTATATGCTTTTGTTGAAGAATATATCCAAGACTTGAAAAATACATTTAAAGATTCAAATTCTGGAGATAACGTATATTCATTAATTGATGAATTAAAAAAGACAATGTGGGATTTTGTTTCTATTTCAAGAGACGAAATTGGATTAAACGCTGCACTTGAAAAAATAAATGAAATAAACGGAAAAGCGGTTTCAATAAATGGAATAGTGGACTTTTCAAAAAAGTTGGAACTTGAAAACATGATTTTAGTTTCTGAAATTGTAATAAATTCTGCCTTACTTAGAACAGAATCAAGGGGCGCACATTTTAGAAACGATTATCCAAAAACCAATGACGGGTGTACTGGAAACTTTGTGGCATGTGATGGAAAAATTAAATTTGAAAAAATTGAATAA
- a CDS encoding DUF190 domain-containing protein: protein MKKISAKLLRIYLKEEDKYGKELLINSIIKTLKSNGIAGATVFKGYCGYGTRGFSRIDILRLSMNLPAVIECIDYEEKLNDIMPKLVEMVSENGLITVQDIEVFKELKK from the coding sequence ATGAAAAAAATATCTGCAAAACTTCTCAGGATTTACTTAAAAGAAGAAGACAAGTACGGAAAAGAATTACTTATCAATTCGATAATTAAAACACTAAAAAGCAATGGAATTGCAGGGGCAACGGTTTTTAAAGGATATTGTGGTTATGGAACCCGGGGCTTTTCGAGAATTGATATACTAAGACTTTCCATGAACCTTCCAGCAGTAATTGAATGTATCGATTACGAGGAAAAATTAAATGATATAATGCCAAAACTCGTTGAAATGGTGTCGGAAAACGGCCTTATAACGGTGCAAGACATTGAAGTCTTTAAGGAATTAAAAAAATAA
- the crcB gene encoding fluoride efflux transporter CrcB, with the protein MREILLIGLGGFFGAILRYFVSGIIPVKFGIPTGTLIVNLLGSFILGFIVYSSLFGSLSPEYRLLIITGFCGALTTFSTFSYESFVMLEYNHYLEVGLNIILNVFGCLVMIYFGRLASMFFW; encoded by the coding sequence TTGAGAGAAATTCTACTTATCGGCCTTGGTGGATTTTTCGGGGCGATATTGAGGTACTTTGTTAGCGGCATAATTCCTGTAAAATTTGGAATTCCAACAGGTACTCTTATTGTAAATCTTTTGGGAAGTTTTATTTTAGGCTTTATAGTGTACTCTTCATTATTTGGTTCGTTATCTCCTGAATACAGGTTATTAATAATAACTGGGTTTTGCGGGGCCCTTACTACATTTTCTACATTTAGTTATGAGTCATTTGTCATGTTAGAATATAATCATTATTTGGAAGTCGGATTAAACATTATTTTAAATGTTTTTGGATGTTTGGTAATGATATACTTTGGAAGACTCGCATCAATGTTTTTCTGGTGA
- a CDS encoding DMT family protein: MKQYLPVLLLVLSNIFMTFAWYGHLKYKMSPLWIVILVSWGIAFFEYCLQVPANRIGSNYFTPAQLKVIQEIITLVIFSIFSVLYLKEEFRWNYAVGFFFIILAAIFIFKKW, from the coding sequence ATGAAACAGTATTTGCCAGTTTTATTGCTCGTTTTATCAAATATTTTCATGACTTTTGCGTGGTATGGGCATTTGAAGTACAAAATGTCTCCACTTTGGATTGTTATACTGGTAAGTTGGGGGATTGCATTTTTCGAGTACTGTTTGCAGGTTCCAGCAAACAGGATCGGCTCAAATTATTTTACGCCAGCACAGTTGAAGGTAATTCAGGAAATAATAACTCTTGTAATATTCAGTATCTTTTCAGTACTTTACTTAAAAGAAGAATTTAGGTGGAATTACGCGGTAGGATTCTTTTTTATAATCCTTGCAGCGATTTTCATCTTTAAAAAATGGTAA
- a CDS encoding GNAT family N-acetyltransferase, protein MSTNLKINIRPTTVSDAPLIFEFINELARYENLEDSVLATEEIIKESLFGKKQYAEALIVEADLKPVGLVLFFHNFSTFLGKPGIYIEDLYIREEFRGIGIGRKTFEYLSNLAKERNCGKIEWTVLDWNPARKFYEKMGAVPVDDWLIYRLTGDKIDELSEKYQKSENKN, encoded by the coding sequence TTGAGTACCAATTTAAAAATTAATATCCGGCCGACAACGGTTTCAGATGCCCCATTAATCTTCGAATTTATCAATGAACTTGCAAGATACGAAAATTTAGAAGACAGCGTTCTTGCAACTGAAGAAATAATTAAAGAGTCGTTATTTGGAAAAAAACAGTATGCCGAAGCTTTGATTGTAGAAGCAGATTTAAAACCTGTTGGTCTTGTTTTATTTTTCCACAATTTTTCGACATTCCTTGGAAAACCCGGAATTTATATTGAAGATTTATACATTAGGGAAGAATTTAGGGGAATTGGAATTGGAAGAAAAACATTTGAATATTTATCAAATCTTGCAAAAGAGCGAAATTGCGGAAAAATTGAATGGACGGTTTTAGACTGGAACCCTGCAAGAAAGTTCTATGAAAAAATGGGTGCAGTTCCTGTTGATGACTGGTTAATTTACAGATTAACAGGCGATAAAATAGATGAACTCTCAGAAAAATATCAAAAAAGTGAAAATAAAAATTAA
- a CDS encoding AAA family ATPase, with protein MKLIGITGMPGSGKSAITKLAEKYKITVVSMGDVVRHETSKQGLILNPENVGNTAVKLRELHGKEAIAIPCLNYVNEKYNCEDFVIIEGIRSIYEVNYLKKHAKLDIIAIHSSPKTRFDRLSGRNREDDSNDWNTFVERDERELNFSIGNVIALSDYMVVNEGNYNDFIHDLENTLKNIIKAD; from the coding sequence ATGAAGTTAATTGGAATTACGGGAATGCCCGGATCTGGAAAAAGTGCAATTACGAAATTGGCAGAAAAATACAAAATAACAGTCGTTTCTATGGGTGATGTTGTAAGGCACGAAACATCAAAACAGGGACTTATTTTAAATCCTGAAAATGTAGGAAATACTGCGGTAAAACTTCGAGAACTTCATGGAAAAGAGGCAATTGCGATACCTTGCCTTAATTATGTTAATGAAAAATACAATTGCGAAGATTTCGTTATAATCGAAGGAATTAGAAGTATTTATGAAGTTAATTATCTTAAAAAACATGCAAAACTCGATATTATTGCAATTCACTCTTCGCCAAAAACTAGATTTGATCGGTTATCTGGTAGAAACCGTGAAGACGATTCAAACGATTGGAATACCTTTGTTGAAAGAGATGAAAGAGAGCTGAATTTTTCAATTGGAAATGTAATTGCACTTTCAGATTACATGGTTGTAAACGAAGGAAATTACAATGATTTTATACATGACCTTGAAAACACGTTGAAAAATATAATTAAAGCAGATTAA
- a CDS encoding class III signal peptide-containing protein, with product MSVALKKFFSNRGQLSLEFSVLILAVITAAILLGYHLIVSSKAVQESNIDTINNTHNTAMDALSEVS from the coding sequence ATGTCTGTTGCTTTAAAGAAGTTTTTTTCAAACCGGGGCCAGTTAAGTCTTGAATTTTCAGTTCTGATTCTTGCAGTCATTACTGCGGCAATTCTTTTGGGTTACCACTTAATTGTAAGTTCAAAGGCAGTTCAGGAATCAAATATTGACACGATCAATAATACGCACAACACTGCAATGGATGCGCTCAGTGAAGTTAGTTAA